The Zeugodacus cucurbitae isolate PBARC_wt_2022May chromosome 4, idZeuCucr1.2, whole genome shotgun sequence genome includes the window attaatgcaacaacaactacacaaaaGATCACATAGATCTACACAAAGACACCGCATTAACTCGGGCGTGAATGGTAGTGGCGGAACAGCAGGAACATCTCCAGATTTCTGTGTACGGTGGCAGGTAAATAGCAATAATGTAAGTTTATATGAGTTTTTTTGTcgtatttgaattaaatatgaataatttagCTTTGTAAACGTTACCATTCTTTGCTTTTAAGTAATTATTCACGCATAGTAGTATCTATAGTTTTTGAAGTGAAgtaaaattattctaaattattactaaataaaattttatatactgcTCAATTTCCTAACTAGTCTACTTCCACATTTCTTccgtcaaataaatttaattctctCATTAAAATGTATCGTTGGGTATGCAGTGGtcctaacaaaaatataaacaaaattcatAAGAGCAATGCAAATATCAACTCAAACagagaaattttaaatgtttttttttctgcttaaTATTGTTAGCCTAAGAGATTTGAGTTTCCACAAAGTCTCGCGATTTAGTATCGATTTGGACACGAACGTGTCAATACGAATAGACCATCTGCATCGAATCCTCACGATTTCGTTTTGTAATTGTGCAAAGCAcatgtaaaaatacacacatcGAATCTTTGAACTTTCAAAAATAGCCGAAATTCACTTTGCATAGTTAAGAGTATTTAGTTGTTCACAATTGAGTCATTCAAAGTGTCATTGATATTAATTTGCTGTGCGCTTTTAATAGTTTGGTGTTTTACACTCTATTTAAAGGATTACGCAGTAACAAGCAATCGACCGACAAGTCGTGGTGCAACTGTGAAAACGCATAAAGCAACAGCAGCCACTAGCGGTGAAACTGAATCAGCACTTCCAAAAGGAAGCAATCGAAATTGTAatattagtaataataataataatacaagtaCTGCCGCAGCGGATGTGCAGAGAAAAAGACAACATAGTCCAGAGAAACAAACGGCACGTATAAACGGACATATAACTGGTAATCATTGCGACATAAGCAAAATTGGTAAGTTATTGTTATACTTAATAGTATTAATTTGGTAtgaaatatgtgtatttaaatttattttacttaacttaaatttaattttttttttaattttatttgtttttacctGTTTGTACGTCGTATATAAATTCGAACACGAGTAGCGACTAGCGCATTTCTAAAAATAGTATCTAATTTTAGTTTTCCGCAATGTCTTTTTCTTTCGTATACATTTTCCCTTCTCTTGACAGcctaaagaaaataaatgaaaaattattaattttgtggtTCTTCTCCAAACCAAACTGATCAGTGATCATAATTATCTCAAATTAGGAATCTTTATTTCAACTTTGCATGTCATATAAACtgaattttttaacttaaatgtAGACCATGGCAAATGCATGCGCGCGTTACGAAATATATTATAGACTCGTAAAGATGATGATTCATTGCTCCAGAGCAtgctaaaaataatactttatgtaaacatcctgttaaaaagaaattaattatttttacattttttattatatgtatgtacatttcgtagagtaataataatgaaattcaatttttagaAGCAGAGCAAAATACAAAACCACCACCGGCATTACATACTACAGCGTTAGTACCAAAGTCATCAGAACGTGTTTTAAGAGAAGCTAGTAACTCAAAAGAAACTAACTCggcacaaatacaaaaaattgtacAGGAACCACATACGATTTTAAAAGCAAGACAAAATTCAATTGTAAAATTAACCAAAGCGAGTAAGACTCCGTTGTTGCCGGTTAGACTATTGAATTTGGGCCCCAGCATAAgtgcaacacaaacacaaacaactgcTGCTTTGTCAACAGCTATTGCAAGAGCGTTGCCTGCGACAAATCCCACACAAACTCCTTTTGGAAGTGAAGGCGTTAATGTTGAGTCAATATTACTACAACGTTTACAATTGATTAAGCATTTTTTGAACGTGACTGCGCCGACAATTACTTGCCTCAATCAGCGTTTAACAAATCAGAACGAAGATATAACACCAAAAGCAAGCGTAGCCAATTTAACTGAACAACAAAATTTACCTAAGACGTTAAtggtatttgaaaataaaagcgaaagtaTGGATCGTGAAGTTGTAGTGAACTCAGCAAGTCTGGAGGATGTCGCTCTGAGTGAGGTATGTAGCTAAactgacatatacatatatgtaactaaactaataaaattgtattttattctcacAGTTGAGCGATAATCGTGCGCAATCTATTCAATCGTTGCACAGCGTTGAAACCCCTACACCCGATACTTCACCCAGTTTCGATGAATTGCAACAACGTTTGGAGACTTCGAATCGCAACATACAAAATATGcaagagcaacagcaacaactcttGCGTTTGCAAAATGCCGCCAAACAGCATTTGAGTGAAATGGAACATTTGCGTCAACAAGCGGGTACTTTAAGTTTTGGTTCTAACCAACTAAACGGTACGTCAAATGCTGATGGCACACCCGAATATGAGTCCATCGATCAAGTGCATTCAGACATGGCAACATTAGTTGGGCGCATGAAGAATCTCACGACATTCATACAAAATCAGAATGAGTTAAGCAATATTCTGGGTGATGACGGACCAGAAATCCTAGCCGAACAGGAGGCGCTGCAACGTAAACTGGAATCCTTACGTGCGCAACGTGATGATATGCGTTCATTGGTGAGTGAATTGCAGGATATTAATCGTAATGCCGAACGTAGATGCGCTATGGGTACGAGGGAAGCTGAAGACGAAGCGACTGTTAGCGAGAAACCGGTGGTGAATAAAATATCACAAGAGCGCGAAGTAGCAACAACTTCCAATGGTGCGCGTATTGTGCCGGTCACTTATACGCGTAATGTGCCCATAAAACTTGCGAATGGTGGCGCAACTGAAGCAGCTGGAAATGCGCACAACGCTAAtgaggatgatgatgatgaggatgGCGATGCGGAAGAAAAGGCGGCCACTGCCATGCTTATACAACAGAAAGTTGCCGACATAGAAACGATGCGCAAGCAATTGCAACGCCTGAAGGACATGATGGAGACTGTGAATGTAATAGAGGCGCGCACATCGCGTGATGTTAGTGATATTGGTCGTACACCACCACGTGAACTACGTTCACAATCACGTTCGACCGGCTCATCGTTTGATCGCGATTGTACACCTGTCTCCGTTATACCAACACATGCTGCTGGTAGTGCTGCTGACGTTGGCGATGATGTATATCTTACACGGAAAATGCGTATGATTAATGATGTAACCGCCGATTTACGTGCGCAGGCAGAAAGTTTGCAGGCCGAACGCGATCGTATAAAGGCCTTGAAAGCAGAAATCGTTATGCGTAAACAACAAGCTGCTGACGCGGCAAAACTTGGTGAAGATGCATTGAAGCGCAGCAGTTTAACACCAACACCCACACCACGCAGTCGTAAGCAACGTGAAATTGACACGCCCACACCACCGCCTGCAACAAATACCGAAAGCGATCAACTCAAGAAAGAATATGAGGCAAAGAAAAAAGAATTCGAAATTTTGTGTCAACGTCTACAGCAAGACGAAACTAGTGCGGCTACTATTGCGCCAGCTGGCATTAAAGAACCGCGCCGCCGCGATACTGTCTCCGAAGCCGATGATGAGGCAGATGCCGATGAAGAGCTCAATGATTCGGATTTCCCCACTTCGAATACGACTTCAACAGGACGTCAGTATTTTAcggcaccacaacaacaatcgaCGCCTGCACAACAACATCGCGCTGCAGCAAAAGCTGCTGTAACTGCGCATACCTTGGCTGCTGGTGTGGCAACGGGAAAAGTTAATGGACACTGTCATCAAAGTCAAGGTCAACGTGTATCGGCCGGCACGCTAGGAAAGGAAGAAAGCTTTGATACGAATTTAACATCATCCACGGCAGGTGAGCGGCGCCACTCTACACTAGCCAATGCCAACAGCACCATGCAGGATGGCGGTTCTCTGGAAGCTGGCAGCGTACAATCGGGTAGTTCGCAATTCTCTATGCCACCACCAATGCCGGCTATGGGCGCTTGCAGCAGTTGGCGTAAgtcttgtttttttataaaaattacttttttaattatttgttatatttttaataatttattttaaaataatagcaCCACTACCGCCAATGCCTAACACTTGGAATCCACAATTGTACTATGGTTTCGGCGCACCACCACATCCATTGGCAGCAACGCAACCGAACTCGGCAACAACACCTGTTGGTTTGCTGCCACAATCTGCCGTGAACAGCGAATGTATTTGTAGTGCGGCAAATAGTGCTGCTAATGCGCCCCTTGTTGCCGgaccaacgccaacaacaagtTCCACAAATACGGCTGCACAATTGGCCGCCGATCCGGTATTGTTACAGCAATTCGTGCAAACCCAACAAATGCTCATCAATTCTGTATGCCAATGCAATCAGATGTTGTGGCATCAGCAACGTGAAATCGATGCTTTGAATAACACAATACATGTGGTAAGTAGACAaccgatttatttatattttttaactattttttattataaaaatatcacaatttttagTTACAAGAACGTCTACTTGCATTAACCGGCAATGTCAACGCTATACCACTCACTGATTTGCCCTACTCTTTGCGTGCCGAATCGGTGCCACCGCCCGGCATAACAACCGGCACATTGCCAAACAATCTCTACTTGAGCAGCTCAAATCGTGCGCAATCCGAGCAACCAACGCTCTTCATGCCCGGCCTGACTACGACTACACGTAACAGTGCATTCTCCAATTATCAACGtctccagcaacaacaatatcaacaacGTGGACACATCGCAACAGCTTTTAGCAGTGAAACACAACACAGCAACCTAGCGGCAGCAAGCAGTACCAACGCCGCACTTTATAACACCTTAAATAATGCCACACCACAACCACCCAATCAGGGGGCATCAGCACATTACAACAATGAAGTGCCGCAATCGCCACCATTACAGGGTAATGCCGCCGGACCAGGCCCGATTTTTATGCATCATCATAATAATGCCATACACCAGAACAATGCTAATTTGCGTACACAAAATCACTATGCTAACAATTTGCATCAACAGCAGCatctgcaacagcaacagcaacaacagcacggTCATAGTAACGTCAATATTGGCGGTGGTAATACGCTTAATAATCAAGTGCCACCGGGTAATCGCGCCAACAATTATTGGGACAATTTTCGAAGGTAATTTCGTTGCATTGAAGTAGAAAATTCATTTGCAAACAATTCTcactttaaattataaattacaagGTAGTAGTTAACTATATCAATGGTACTGGTACTGGGTTTATACTTTATACTTTATTAACGTTATTGTGGTGCAatgcattttacattttgttcgCCAACTTTTGAACATTTGTAACTTGCTGCTAGGGAACTTTTGGTTATGCATTGTATCACATACTTCTGTAATCTATTGCGCTGTTCTAAACAAATTTCCGTCTAAAGAAAACTTGAAagaaaaattcttcaaattcgcattatgaaattatatataaaactatatcaaacgTATTTCTTACTATTAGCACCTATTAGTTCATTTTCTtattagttatatatataaaaattatatattttgttattgccgacttttttattgtataaaatttagttCATTTATTATCTTAtcgattatttcaataaaaaatgtgcagcacatttgcatacaattatatttcattttccaAAAGAAAAGCATTCAATGCAGGTGTGGGTAAGTTGACGCTTGCACATTGAGGgtttaatttgttatattttattaactaacAGCATAGCTATTGCGAAGTATTTTTCTatgaatatttgtaatatttttaataataataataattataataatattttacgctTCTATTAgactaaaaaaatcttttaagtTGAGTTCTagctttaaaaaacaaattgaatactaacttttatattatattaaatggtAACTTAGTTTTTGCATGCAAAATGTTCATACTAGCGTATAGACCTGGCTTTCACTTCACCTTGTATAATATACCACATTTGCAATATTTCAGTTCACCAAGCtttatttgaaacttttttcgaatttcgaaattaacaaaaaataagaatattttatggttttcaatatttaatattatgtatttacGATAATAACAAATCTAATTATGTTTAACATACTATAAGTATTCCTAAAGAATAACTGcagtttgtatatgtataatatggtACCTAGTCAATGACATTGCCACTTTAACCCATTcgatcccattgtactcgcttgggtaaaaaaaatatttttttctgtacccaaaaaattctcattttttcgtgtctcgaCTACCCTTAACCCATTCGATCAAATTGTACTCGCAAATTGTACTCGACaatcattttttaaacaaacaaaaaaaatacaaaaaaaaatcatttcattttttacccaagcgagtacaattGGATCGAATGGGTTAagaggttaggggtagtcagagacaagAAAAAAGgagaattttaagaaaatgagaaaaaaagtataattttaaagttatagctgtttgttttgacccagttccaaaaataaAGGTTCTTGCGGTGACTATCATAAGtacttggagattcatctaaaatcaatcggataagaaaaattagttttacaaatagataatcctttttaattttaaatttaaatttttttttcaaaaattaacaagatggcctcatgaatttttttctagattttcgggaaaaaataaacagttaattggtcttaaaaagtcgaaattcttgaaaaaatcttcgatctgCCCCagaattattatgtattttaataaaagcttttaaaaattcattaaaatttactgagcggttttcgtgTTACCGTTATCACCAGTTcagaaaacatagttttgagaaaaaatcgcATTTGCATTTTCACCCGCgtgttttggagtgcccgagcgctctttgttatttgtcgaataactcgaaaagtaattattggatcaacttcaaattttcagagaatagtttttaagatattaaacttaacaaaaatgcaaaattgattttttgaaaatactgaCGCCTAACCCCTTATTAAATGCTTAAAAACTTGTATATTTCCTCTTTCGCTTGTTAAATCACTAATGCCACATGCTTATTTCAAATAACCAGcttaaaaacaaattgcaaatgcttcttttccatttttattcatttacaaTTTAGCTATTCGCGCCAGAATTTACTTTCGACTAATTCGAATAAGAGCAACGaggagcagcagcaacaaaaccaacaacaacaccaacatcaaCTATATCTACAACAACGCGTTATCGAACAAACTGAGACCGGTGCTGCTCCCGCGCAATATCGTGCCCAACTGCCGCCCCCACACCGCTCGGTAACAACATTGCCTGCTGCGCTGACAACCAGTAACTTGCAGCAGTTAcagcggcaacaacagcaacgcgaAGAAGCTGCgcagcaacgacaacaacaacgcgcaACACAAACTCAACAAACACAGATGTATCGCTCCGTCGACggtaacaacagcaatagttGCAACAATTTGAATTTCGAACGCAATGCGAATGATAATAAGTATACGCGCACGCTGCAGCGCTCACATATCAATCGctatcagcagcagcaacaacaacaaaatgtcggACTTACAAATTCATTGTACACCAATCACAACAACTTATACCAATCATCGTGGTTACCGCCTGCCGGCGCTGCTGCGGCTGGCACCAATTGCGGCGAAGTTAATACCGATGCCGACAATGTGGATATTGATGTTTACGATACGTACAATATCATTGACAGCGATTTGGCCGCACCCTATGCACACTTGAGCAGCAACATGGGTTCGAATtccagcaacatgttgcgcaacatgaACGTCAACTTCGGCAATAGTCCGCATTATCAGCGCAATAAGTTGTTGACCAAGCCGAATTGTCGCGGCGCCGAAGCTATGGATCAACACAATCCGAATAGAATGCAGCAAGAGCAgcaagagcagcagcagcaacaacaacaccaacgtaTGTTGTCACAGCAACAGTTGGTACTACGCTCACAACAACAGCTCGATCCGTCCACACCGCCCACTTTACGCAACATGGCGGATTTCACACAAGCGCGCCATCTAGATTTGTTGCCAGCCTCGGTTAGCGAAGCGGTGGCCACAGCGGAGGCACAGCTACGCAATCGCGAACGCGTCGATTTATTACTACGTACAGTGACCGCTGATGATAACGACGCCATCAATGTTTTGCCCACAACAGTGCGTGGCAATACAACAACCAACTATAACTCGCCCTACATGCCAAACACGAATGGTTTGCAGTTACTGGACGCCAATGAGATCGTTAATCATACGCcgaatataaataatgaaaatgctgAACGTGAGGTGGATACAGAAGGCGAAGCCGGTGGCGATTTGAATGTGGACATGGATGTGTTGAACGACGAGGAGGACGACGATACCACATCAGAAGAGATTAAACGGAATCTACTCGTGAATGCTTTAAAGAATGATAAATTCACAACCAAATTCTATGAATCCATAAAAGAAGATGTTTTCCGGCGTCTAGAACGCATGCTGTTGGAGAAGGAGTCAGCTGAGAGTAATTGTGAGCGCAGTGGTGAACAAGTTTGTCAGGGTTTGGCCGCCGCAAATACTACCAGCGCTGCAGACGAGCATGAAGGTGCCAATGATTTATTGGGCGCATCTGGATTACCACGCGACCCAACACGCAAATTCAATTTGAATGCGCGCATGGGcaatcaacagcagcaacagcgttTGCAACAGtataatcaacaacaaaatacattaACATTATCAGGCGCTGCACGTGCGCCACCAACAAACTCGTATGCGATCAAACAAGAATCCAATGATGATGACCTTGCCGCGGAGGATGATCAACATGCCTTCCCAGCAGCCGACGTAGTTAACGCCTATGTGAACAACCAACGGCAAGCAGCTGCTTTGCAAGAGAACGCGGAAGAGGACGAGTATGGTGCAAATAATGCCGACACAGAGAGCAACAAAGCGGACAATGAGGATGCGGCAGCAGCAGCGTTAGTGGAGGCAGTAGTGGACGTCAATAACATAGGTCACATGCCAACACAAGAATCGCAAATACAGCAAGCAAGGGAAAGCGAACAACCGGAGGAGGATGATATGCGCTACCACAATAGCAAcaatgtaattaataatatcgCAGTAAGTGATGCTGCCATGCTTAGTCAGGCACAACAACGTAAAGTGTCGGGAAACAACGGTCGTACCGTTGATAATGCAGTGCCCACTTGGCGGCAAAATGTGTTTAGTCAAGcggaaacaaatattaataacaaatcgacaacaacaaacagcaataaACCCAAAAATCGTGCGGATGCCCTGAATAACAGTGGCGCTGGCGGCGATGCGGAAGCAATGCCGGTTAGTATTTTATATAAGCAATGGAATGATTAGTATTTgtcattaatttaatattaaatttcatttcaccCTTTTTGTAGGCCTCTCTCGTCGGCAGCAACATGCGTCCCACATATAGCACCGATCTGATCACATACATAATTACACGCATACACAATCAAACGCATGTGAACACGCAAATTAACGACACTGTGCTGGTGGAGATCGCCAAGTTGACCGCATGCGCAGTACAAAAGTTCGCACCGACGCTTGTGCATTATAAAACACACTCCACATCTTCGCCACACATTTCGCCCAAGAAGTTCTACATGCGAATTAAGAAGCTCTGCGCACCACGTCAACGTGACGAGTTCTTGCAATGGTATCGCAATTATTTGGAAAGTCTGTTTCCCGGCGCACGTGCTGAAGACGAGTGGCGACAAGGCGATGACTTAAGCTTAAGCGGCACTTCTGAGGCATCAAGCGCCAGTCTAGAATTGCCACGCCTACGCAACAAAATGGCAAATCAGCAGCAGGTGCgactacaacagcaacagcaacagagaGCCAACAGCAATAAAGAGAATAACGACGAAGACTTGGCGGAAGCTGATCAAAATTCGGCAAATAGTAGCAATAATACCAGCAACATGCTGTTTGATAGCACATTCGCGGAACGTGGTCTGGCGACTAACGCATTAATGCACGACAATGAGTTGGAAAACAATGAGAATCCGGATGATAATGTTGGTAAACTTGAAAATGGCGGTGTGAAAGGCACCATTTCCGAGCAGTGTGACGATGTTGGTGCTGGTGCATACTGTTTGGTGCCACTATCAGCAGCTGCCATCGCTGCCGCCACAGTGACAGAAGAGGCTATAAATACGGCGTTGCAACAGCAAGATGCGCAACCGCATTATGCCGCAAACGGCGCTGAGGGCGGCGGTGGAGAAACGACGGAAACAGATTTCACTCCACACAATACCTACACCTAGTTAGCTGTATACGTTTATATGACGCTGCAGGTGGTCACCACCCTACTAATCCTTGCCACAATGCTTTCAACGTCTACGCTGTTGTCGGCAGCGCTGCTATTTGTATATGAATACTTGTGACTGAATTTGTTGCTCAAACAGTATTGAATATCTTGAATGTCTTTCAAAAATGGAAaagaaaactttataaaaaaaaaacaaatatagatAGACTGTTTCCGTAGCCTAACAGGAAAACGCAAAAATTTAACGTTAATATCGGCTATTTGtggaaaaaacattaattaatataaatatatatgtgtatgtgtgcttacatatataatactattatatttaatatatcgtCTGTCGTGATGTCGtctaaattttaatgatttcaaaataaattcatatatttattataatttttttaatacaaacacAGCTGTATGTTAGATTACATAATGCTGTGCCACAAAATTTCTTATACATTCCCCAACAAATTGTAATTAACTTTCGGTTTATGTTTACATAATAATATCACGTCACACACAGTACATGCGCGATTTCATATAGCTGTATTATATCCGTGTATGTAGTTAAAATgtcgtatatatgtaaatttgagcttaaataaataaactaaaaattactTCCATAAAAGTAacgatgttttatattttatacgatCGCAACATATTGCACAAAGAAcaacttaatgaaacttggtatacaTATTTCCATGAGAAGGTTGGTGAAATCGAACCATTGCCATCCCCATAAAATGACGTTAACCGATAACCTAAATCCTACGATTAACCATTCCTACAAAGAGgggattttttaatttacaaattcgCCAATGTTGTTGTCGTGAAAATTCCCTTTCATATGACACCAAGATCACCAAAATCGGTTCAGGTTTACCGGAGTTATGGCCTTTCAAAGTGTTGTTGTGCTCCACTGCCCTTAGCTCTGCACGGCTGGGCAGCGCAGCGCAGCACAGCTGTGATTTTTTGTAAAGTTCTAATTTGCCgatttctaccaggcgaccATAAATGTGCAGCAGGTGGATGCCGGAAAAAATTGCCTggtacatgtaaatatgtatggcaGCATAAATTAGTACATGTGCATACGTATGTATGCGGCCGGCGGGTTTATATAAGTGTGTAGATAGTATATATGGGTTAACGGACGTACCGAGGCCAACGGAAATGACCAAGGCGGAAGTGGTGGTACCGGAACCGGAAACGAACCAGACAACAACTCAAACCGGATATCAATTACCGGAAACGGAAGTCCGGCAAATGAAGCGGATATGGTATGGACGGAAGTGAAACATTAACCGGAAATAGTTATTTGAATTACTAAAGTTTACCCACTTCCGAAATTTTTGTTTCTCAAATATTTCCTGTTATCGGACTTCCACTTCCGCATTTCGGTGTCCGCCCTCATTGAACATCCGCTTCCTGTATCCGGTAATATGCATCCGGTTTAAGTTGGTGACAGTTGtatatccggttccggttacTTCATTTCCGTCATGTGCATTTCCTTTCCTCACAGTACATCCTTtgtctcatatacatatatattacatgcTCGTATTCATATACGCCCGGCGgccgcatacatacatacgagtacgtacgcacatatatgtatgaataactTTCTGttggcatacatatttacatgtaccaggcaatttttttcctgctgcACATTTATggtcgcctggtagaaatcGGCAATTtggaactttgcaaaaatcacAGTTTTTTGCGCTGCGCTGCCCAGCCGAGCAGAGCTAAGGGCAGTGGAGCACTACAACACTTTGAATGGCCATAACTCGGGTAAAtctgaaccgattttgatgatctTGGTGTCATGAAAGGGAATTTCCACAGCTATATTACTAGCAAATCGATCGATATATTTCTACTTAAAGaactaaataaagaaatataaataataaatttcttcttaaataactaaaatacgcgAATTGTATATCAGTCTAGCCATCCTTCTCCTAGCCTCAAAATAACCAATTGCGATATTCGATAATCCAGTATTTgaagcatttcattttcatttagaG containing:
- the LOC105221526 gene encoding uncharacterized protein LOC105221526 isoform X2, translated to MAPVKNISTVQVTKETEMQKSKQTLMQQQLHKRSHRSTQRHRINSGVNGSGGTAGTSPDFCVRWQDYAVTSNRPTSRGATVKTHKATAATSGETESALPKGSNRNCNISNNNNNTSTAAADVQRKRQHSPEKQTARINGHITGNHCDISKIEAEQNTKPPPALHTTALVPKSSERVLREASNSKETNSAQIQKIVQEPHTILKARQNSIVKLTKASKTPLLPVRLLNLGPSISATQTQTTAALSTAIARALPATNPTQTPFGSEGVNVESILLQRLQLIKHFLNVTAPTITCLNQRLTNQNEDITPKASVANLTEQQNLPKTLMVFENKSESMDREVVVNSASLEDVALSELSDNRAQSIQSLHSVETPTPDTSPSFDELQQRLETSNRNIQNMQEQQQQLLRLQNAAKQHLSEMEHLRQQAGTLSFGSNQLNGTSNADGTPEYESIDQVHSDMATLVGRMKNLTTFIQNQNELSNILGDDGPEILAEQEALQRKLESLRAQRDDMRSLVSELQDINRNAERRCAMGTREAEDEATVSEKPVVNKISQEREVATTSNGARIVPVTYTRNVPIKLANGGATEAAGNAHNANEDDDDEDGDAEEKAATAMLIQQKVADIETMRKQLQRLKDMMETVNVIEARTSRDVSDIGRTPPRELRSQSRSTGSSFDRDCTPVSVIPTHAAGSAADVGDDVYLTRKMRMINDVTADLRAQAESLQAERDRIKALKAEIVMRKQQAADAAKLGEDALKRSSLTPTPTPRSRKQREIDTPTPPPATNTESDQLKKEYEAKKKEFEILCQRLQQDETSAATIAPAGIKEPRRRDTVSEADDEADADEELNDSDFPTSNTTSTGRQYFTAPQQQSTPAQQHRAAAKAAVTAHTLAAGVATGKVNGHCHQSQGQRVSAGTLGKEESFDTNLTSSTAGERRHSTLANANSTMQDGGSLEAGSVQSGSSQFSMPPPMPAMGACSSWPPLPPMPNTWNPQLYYGFGAPPHPLAATQPNSATTPVGLLPQSAVNSECICSAANSAANAPLVAGPTPTTSSTNTAAQLAADPVLLQQFVQTQQMLINSVCQCNQMLWHQQREIDALNNTIHVLQERLLALTGNVNAIPLTDLPYSLRAESVPPPGITTGTLPNNLYLSSSNRAQSEQPTLFMPGLTTTTRNSAFSNYQRLQQQQYQQRGHIATAFSSETQHSNLAAASSTNAALYNTLNNATPQPPNQGASAHYNNEVPQSPPLQGNAAGPGPIFMHHHNNAIHQNNANLRTQNHYANNLHQQQHLQQQQQQQHGHSNVNIGGGNTLNNQVPPGNRANNYWDNFRSYSRQNLLSTNSNKSNEEQQQQNQQQHQHQLYLQQRVIEQTETGAAPAQYRAQLPPPHRSVTTLPAALTTSNLQQLQRQQQQREEAAQQRQQQRATQTQQTQMYRSVDGNNSNSCNNLNFERNANDNKYTRTLQRSHINRYQQQQQQQNVGLTNSLYTNHNNLYQSSWLPPAGAAAAGTNCGEVNTDADNVDIDVYDTYNIIDSDLAAPYAHLSSNMGSNSSNMLRNMNVNFGNSPHYQRNKLLTKPNCRGAEAMDQHNPNRMQQEQQEQQQQQQHQRMLSQQQLVLRSQQQLDPSTPPTLRNMADFTQARHLDLLPASVSEAVATAEAQLRNRERVDLLLRTVTADDNDAINVLPTTVRGNTTTNYNSPYMPNTNGLQLLDANEIVNHTPNINNENAEREVDTEGEAGGDLNVDMDVLNDEEDDDTTSEEIKRNLLVNALKNDKFTTKFYESIKEDVFRRLERMLLEKESAESNCERSGEQVCQGLAAANTTSAADEHEGANDLLGASGLPRDPTRKFNLNARMGNQQQQQRLQQYNQQQNTLTLSGAARAPPTNSYAIKQESNDDDLAAEDDQHAFPAADVVNAYVNNQRQAAALQENAEEDEYGANNADTESNKADNEDAAAAALVEAVVDVNNIGHMPTQESQIQQARESEQPEEDDMRYHNSNNVINNIAVSDAAMLSQAQQRKVSGNNGRTVDNAVPTWRQNVFSQAETNINNKSTTTNSNKPKNRADALNNSGAGGDAEAMPASLVGSNMRPTYSTDLITYIITRIHNQTHVNTQINDTVLVEIAKLTACAVQKFAPTLVHYKTHSTSSPHISPKKFYMRIKKLCAPRQRDEFLQWYRNYLESLFPGARAEDEWRQGDDLSLSGTSEASSASLELPRLRNKMANQQQVRLQQQQQQRANSNKENNDEDLAEADQNSANSSNNTSNMLFDSTFAERGLATNALMHDNELENNENPDDNVGKLENGGVKGTISEQCDDVGAGAYCLVPLSAAAIAAATVTEEAINTALQQQDAQPHYAANGAEGGGGETTETDFTPHNTYT